In the Paenibacillus sp. FSL H7-0357 genome, one interval contains:
- a CDS encoding MDR family MFS transporter encodes MDNRIQEASGMKRGPMLTALLIGAFVAFLNENLLANALPGLMREFNVAAATIQWLSTGYMLVIGVLVPVTALLQQWFTTRQMFMSAMALFLAGTCLCAVSPGFGILLTGRVIQACGTGLLIPLMMNTILALYPPERRGAAMGLMGLVIMLAPVIGPTLSGLIIDTLHWRWLFYMVIPVALFSMIYAFIYLKNVTELTKPRVDLVSIVMSTAGFGCVTYGFSQTSVSLGPKGYGLIAIGSLFLLLLVWRQLKIKEPLIDLSVFRHHTFSLVAVLIVILMMVLFSTTTLLPFYMQDVMKLTAFATGLLLMPGSILNGILMPVSGKLFDKFGPRRVIVPGLLLIAISLWLFAGIDSDTTQGSVLFNHVLLFVGMSFVVMPAQTAGLNQLPRHLVPHGTAIYNTLQQIAGGIGIALFVGIMSSGATRYLHHSLDPTAMHEKTQSMVSGLQTVFWIEFILAILILVLGWFIKKTPEHN; translated from the coding sequence ATGGACAACCGGATTCAAGAGGCAAGTGGAATGAAGAGAGGGCCGATGTTAACCGCACTACTCATCGGTGCATTTGTTGCCTTTCTTAACGAAAATTTGCTTGCTAATGCGCTTCCTGGATTGATGCGGGAATTCAATGTTGCTGCCGCGACCATACAGTGGTTATCGACAGGTTATATGCTCGTTATCGGTGTACTGGTGCCAGTGACCGCATTACTGCAGCAATGGTTCACAACTCGCCAGATGTTTATGTCTGCGATGGCATTATTTTTGGCCGGTACCTGCTTGTGTGCAGTATCCCCGGGATTCGGAATCTTGCTGACGGGCAGGGTTATTCAGGCTTGCGGTACAGGATTATTGATCCCGTTGATGATGAATACGATTCTCGCCCTCTATCCTCCAGAACGCCGGGGTGCCGCCATGGGTCTCATGGGGCTGGTCATCATGCTTGCCCCTGTCATCGGGCCGACTTTGTCTGGTTTGATTATCGATACCTTACACTGGCGCTGGCTGTTCTACATGGTGATTCCTGTCGCACTGTTTTCGATGATTTATGCATTCATCTACTTAAAGAATGTGACAGAACTGACCAAGCCAAGGGTCGATCTTGTGTCCATTGTGATGTCAACCGCCGGTTTCGGCTGCGTCACCTACGGCTTCAGCCAAACAAGTGTCTCTCTTGGGCCTAAAGGTTACGGATTGATTGCAATAGGCAGCCTTTTCTTGCTCTTGCTAGTATGGCGACAGCTCAAGATCAAAGAGCCGTTGATCGATCTTTCAGTATTCCGGCATCATACTTTTTCTCTCGTTGCGGTATTGATTGTTATTCTGATGATGGTTCTATTCTCCACAACAACATTGCTGCCGTTCTATATGCAGGATGTGATGAAGTTGACAGCATTCGCGACAGGCTTACTTCTTATGCCAGGTAGCATTTTGAACGGGATCCTGATGCCGGTGTCGGGGAAATTATTCGATAAATTCGGACCGAGACGCGTAATTGTGCCCGGTCTGCTCCTGATCGCCATATCGTTGTGGCTGTTTGCCGGCATCGACAGTGATACAACACAAGGTTCCGTGCTGTTCAATCATGTCCTCTTATTCGTAGGCATGTCATTCGTCGTCATGCCGGCTCAGACGGCAGGATTGAATCAACTTCCACGTCACCTGGTCCCTCATGGCACAGCCATATACAATACGCTTCAACAGATTGCAGGTGGAATTGGCATTGCATTGTTCGTCGGCATCATGTCGTCTGGAGCCACTCGTTATCTTCACCATTCGCTCGATCCCACTGCAATGCATGAGAAGACACAAAGCATGGTTTCCGGTCTACAAACGGTTTTTTGGATTGAATTTATTCTTGCAATACTTATTTTGGTGCTGGGTTGGTTTATCAAAAAGACACCTGAGCATAATTGA
- a CDS encoding glycoside hydrolase family 16 protein, whose product MSKLIWEQDFVNGGGDLSLWNIRIGNDLLDNNDNPVYAGWGNGEQQFYTGHPNNLYFDEYGLNLRACLEKVEKDGRSFAYTSARLDTRNHFSFCYGKLVIRAKLPVGQGLWPAIWLLPQDLAYGPWPASGELDILEAKGRLPRQIAGTLHYGKDLDSKVVEEFTHELEDGTINEFRDYTLEWDAGSIRWLVDGYCFAQRQLEPGIMPFDQPFYLLLNLAVGGWYDNVEVDEAVLPGLMTVAGVWLYA is encoded by the coding sequence ATGAGTAAGCTGATATGGGAGCAGGATTTTGTGAACGGCGGAGGTGATTTGAGTCTCTGGAACATCCGTATAGGCAACGATCTGCTTGATAATAACGATAATCCCGTCTATGCCGGTTGGGGGAACGGCGAGCAGCAGTTCTATACGGGTCACCCGAACAATCTCTATTTCGATGAGTACGGCTTAAACCTGCGCGCGTGTCTTGAAAAAGTTGAGAAGGATGGACGGAGCTTTGCGTATACATCGGCCCGTTTGGATACAAGGAATCACTTCTCTTTCTGCTACGGTAAGCTTGTCATACGCGCCAAGCTGCCGGTAGGGCAGGGTCTATGGCCTGCCATCTGGCTGCTGCCGCAGGATCTGGCATACGGGCCTTGGCCAGCCTCCGGAGAGCTCGACATTCTGGAGGCCAAGGGCCGCCTACCCCGGCAGATCGCCGGCACGCTGCACTACGGAAAGGACCTTGACAGCAAAGTGGTTGAGGAATTCACCCACGAGCTTGAAGACGGAACCATCAATGAGTTCCGCGATTATACGCTGGAATGGGATGCGGGTTCTATTCGCTGGCTGGTAGACGGGTATTGCTTCGCGCAGCGCCAGCTGGAGCCGGGCATCATGCCGTTCGACCAGCCCTTCTATCTGCTGCTTAACCTGGCCGTGGGCGGATGGTACGACAACGTGGAGGTGGACGAGGCAGTGCTGCCCGGGTTGATGACGGTGGCGGGGGTTTGGCTTTATGCGTAG
- a CDS encoding ABC transporter permease, which yields MFQFQTKQMKAFFRQWQMQSMVIPGIIWMLIFCYFPMLWLIIGFMDYSIAKPMLESPFVGLKHFQDFVTDDRFWRSIRNTLGMSSIKLVLGFPIPILFALLLGEIRSLRFKRTVQTISYLPHFIAWTIFGGIALNWLGEGGVVNQLMMTLGLQNREILFNSDPKYFWWITFFTDTLKETGWSAIIYIAAISGIDPGLYEAAELDGAGRWQRMWHITVQSIRPTIAILFILAVSGILGSNFEQIFMLKNNMNMKMAESLDLYIYNMGLVSGRHSFSTAVLFARSIVALGLLFMANQTSKKLTGDGIF from the coding sequence ATGTTTCAATTTCAAACGAAACAAATGAAAGCGTTTTTTAGACAGTGGCAGATGCAAAGCATGGTCATTCCGGGAATCATCTGGATGTTGATCTTTTGTTATTTTCCGATGCTGTGGCTCATTATCGGCTTTATGGACTATAGTATCGCGAAGCCTATGCTGGAGTCGCCGTTTGTCGGACTGAAGCACTTTCAGGATTTTGTGACGGACGACCGGTTCTGGCGTTCGATCCGCAATACGCTGGGGATGAGCAGCATCAAGCTTGTGCTGGGGTTTCCGATTCCGATTTTGTTTGCTCTGCTGCTGGGCGAAATCCGCAGCCTGCGCTTCAAGCGCACTGTGCAGACCATTTCGTACCTGCCGCACTTTATCGCCTGGACGATCTTCGGCGGCATCGCGCTCAACTGGCTGGGCGAAGGTGGTGTGGTCAACCAGCTGATGATGACACTCGGACTGCAGAACCGCGAAATTCTCTTTAACAGCGACCCGAAATATTTCTGGTGGATTACCTTTTTTACCGATACGCTGAAGGAAACAGGCTGGAGCGCCATCATCTACATCGCGGCTATATCCGGCATCGACCCTGGTCTGTACGAGGCCGCAGAGCTTGACGGAGCGGGCCGCTGGCAGCGCATGTGGCACATTACCGTGCAGAGCATCCGTCCGACCATTGCTATTCTGTTCATCCTCGCCGTCAGCGGTATTCTCGGCAGTAACTTTGAGCAGATCTTTATGTTAAAAAACAATATGAACATGAAGATGGCCGAGAGTCTCGATCTCTATATCTATAACATGGGACTTGTGTCGGGGCGCCATTCTTTCTCAACAGCCGTTTTATTTGCCCGTTCCATCGTGGCGCTGGGGCTGCTGTTTATGGCGAATCAGACATCCAAAAAATTAACTGGCGACGGCATTTTCTAG